The Odocoileus virginianus isolate 20LAN1187 ecotype Illinois chromosome 3, Ovbor_1.2, whole genome shotgun sequence genome includes a window with the following:
- the DNMT1 gene encoding DNA (cytosine-5)-methyltransferase 1 isoform X4: protein MAEKGKPSKPVSRLYMPRRSKSDGEAKSEVSSSPRITRQATRQTTITSHFTRGPAKRKPEEEPEKVKSDDSVDEEKDQEEKRRRVTSRERVAGLLPAEEPGRVRPGTHMEEEGRDDKEEKRLRSQTKESTPKQKAQEEPDRDARPGGAQAEMSEGEDKDEKRHRSQPKDLASKRRPEEKEPERVKPQVSDEKDEDEKFWRIQFTYQSTSREEKRRRTTYRELAEKKMTRTKIAVVSKPDPPKCAECLQYLDDPELRYEQHPPDAVEEIQILTNERLSIFDANESGFESYEDLPQHKLTCFSVYCKRGHLCPIDTGLIEKDVELLFSGSAKPIYEDDPSPEGGINGKNFGPINEWWIAGFDGGEKALLGFSTSFAEYILMDPSPEYAPLFSVMQEKIYISKIVVEFLQSNPDSTYEDLINKIETTVPPCMLNLNRFTEDSLLRHAQFVVEQVESYDRAGDSDEQPIFLSPCMRDLIKLAGVTLGKRRAERRQTIRQPAKEKDKGPTKATTTKLVYQIFDTFFAEQIEKDDKEDKENAFKRRRCGVCEICQQPECGKCKACKDMVKFGGSGRSKQACQKRRCPNMAMKEADDDEEVDDNIPEMPSPKKMHQGKKKKQNKNRISWVGDAVKTDGKKSYYKKVCIDSETLEVGDCVSVIPDDSSKPLYLARVTALWEDSSNGQMFHAHWFCAGTDTVLGATSDPLELFLVDECEDMQLSYIHSKVQVVYKAPSENWALEGGVDPEALMSEDDGKTYFYQLWYDQDYARFESPPKTQPTEDNKYKFCASCARLAEMRQKEIPRVVEQLQDLEGRVLYSLATKNGVQYRVGDGVYLPPEAFTFNIKLSSPVKRPRKEPVDEALYPEHYRKYSDYIKGSNLDAPEPYRIGRIKEIFCSKKSNGRPNETDIKIRVNKFYRPENTHKSTPASYHADINLLYWSDEEAVVDFKAVQGRCTVEYGEDLPECLQDFSAGGPDRFYFLEAYNAKSKSFEDPPNHARSPGNKGKGKGKGKNRTKSQTCEPSELETEIKLPKLRTLDVFSGCGGLSEGFHQAGISETLWAIEMWDPAAQAFRLNNPGSTVFTEDCNVLLKLVMAGEVTNSRGQKLPQKGDVEMLCGGPPCQGFSGMNRFNSRTYSKFKNSLVVSFLSYCDYYRPRYFLLENVRNFVSFKRSMVLKLTLRCLVRMGYQCTFGVLQAGQYGVAQTRRRAIILAAAPGEPLPLFPEPLHVFAPRACQLSVVVDDKKFVSNITRLSSGPFRTITVRDTMSDLPEIRNGASALEISYNGEPQSWFQRQLRGSQYQPILRDHICKDMSALVAARMRHIPLAPGSDWRDLPNIEVRLSDGTLARKLRYNYHDKKNGCSSTGALRGVCSCVEGKPCEPAARQFNTLIPWCLPHTGNRHNHWAGLYGRLEWDGFFSTTVTNPEPMGKQGRVLHPEQHRVVSVRECARSQGFPDTYRLFGNILDKHRQVGNAVPPPLAKAIGLEIKCCMLAKARESASAKLKEEAAKD, encoded by the exons GAGGAAAAGAGACGTCGAGTTACATCCAGAGAACG AGTTGCTGGGCTGCTCCCTGCAGAAGAACCAGGAAGAGTAAGACCAGGAACACACatggaagaagaaggaagagatgatAAA gaagaaaagagactcagaagtCAAACCAAAGAATC GACACCTAAACAGAAAGCTCAGGAGGAGCCAGACAGAGATGCGAGGCCAGGAGGAGCTCAGGCTGAAATGAGTGAAGGAGAAGACAAA GATGAAAAGAGGCACAGAAGTCAACCCAAAGATCT AGCTAGCAAACGGAGACCAGAAGAGAAAGAACCTGAAAGAGTAAAACCACAAGTTTCTGATGAGAAAGATGAAGATGAAAAG ttctggagaatACAGTTCACATATCAAAGTACCAGCAGG GAGGAGAAGAGACGCAGAACTACATACAGAGAACT AGCTGAGAAGAAAATGACTCGAACCAAAATAGCAGTAGTGTCCAAG CCCGACCCTCCCAAGTGCGCCGAGTGCTTGCAGTACCTGGACGACCCTGAGCTGAGATACGAGCAGCATCCCCCTGACGCG GTGGAAGAGATACAGATACTGACCAACGAGAGGTTGTCCATCTTTGATGCCAACGAGTCTGGCTTTGAGAGTTATGAGGATTTGCCCCAACACAAACTAACCTGCTTCAG TGTGTACTGTAAACGTGGTCACCTTTGCCCGATCGACACCGGCCTCATTGAGAAAGATGTCGAGCTCCTCTTTTCTGGTTCAGCAAAGCCGATATATGAGGATGACCCGTCTCCCGAAG gTGGTATTAATGGCAAAAATTTTGGCCCCATAAACGAATGGTGGATTGCTGGTTTTGATGGAGGTGAAAAGGCTCTTCTTGGCTTTAGCACCT CATTTGCCGAGTATATCTTGATGGATCCCAGCCCAGAGTACGCACCACTATTCAGCGTGATGCAGGAGAAGATCTACATAAGTAAGATAGTGGTTGAGTTCCTGCAGAGCAACCCTGACTCCACCTATGAAGACCTGATCAATAAGATTGAG ACCACTGTTCCTCCGTGTATGCTCAACTTGAATCGATTCACAGAGGATTCTCTCCTGCGGCATGCCCAGTTTGTGGTGGAGCAAGTAGAGAGTTATGATCGGGCAGGGGACAGTGACGAGCAGCCCATCTTCCTGAGCCCCTGCATGAGAGACCTCATCAAACTGGCCGGGGTCACCCTGGGAAAAAG GCGAGCCGAAAGGCGGCAGACCATCCGGCAACCTGCCAAGGAGAAGGACAAGGGCCCCACCAAGGCCACCACCACCAAGCTGGTCTACCAGATCTTCGACACTTTCTTTGCGGAGCAAATTGAAAAAGATGACAAGGAAGACAAGGAGAATGCCTTCAAGCGCCGGCGCTGTGGCGTCTGTGAG aTTTGTCAACAGCCCGAGTGTGGAAAGTGTAAGGCCTGTAAAGATATGGTTAAATTTGGTGGTAGCGGACGGAGCAAGCAGGCTTGCCAAAAGAGGAG GTGTCCCAACATGGCCATGAAAGAGGCAGACGATGACGAGGAAGTGGATGACAATATTCCAGAGATGCCATCACCCAAAAAGATGCatcaggggaagaaaaagaagcagaacaAGAATCGGATCTCTTGGGTTGGAGATGCCGTCAAG ACTGACGGGAAGAAGAGTTACTACAAGAAGGTATGCATCGACTCAGAAACCCTGGAAGTGGGGGACTGTGTTTCTGTTATTCCAGACGACTCTTCAAAACCACTGTATCTGGCAAG GGTCACTGCGCTGTGGGAGGACAGCAGCAATGGGCAGATGTTCCACGCCCACTGGTTCTGTGCTGGGACGGACACGGTCCTTGGGGCCACCTCGGACCCCCTGGAGCTTTTCCTGGTCGACGAATGTGAGGACATGCAGCTCTCATACATCCACAGCAAGGTGCAGGTCGTCTATAAGGCTCCCTCAGAGAACTGGGCCTTGGAG GGAGGCGTGGACCCCGAGGCCCTGATGTCGGAGGATGACGGGAAGACCTACTTCTACCAGCTGTGGTATGACCAAGACTACGCGAGATTTGAGTCCCCTCCGAAAACTCAGCCAACGGAGGACAACAAGTACAA GTTCTGCGCGAGCTGTGCGCGTCTGGCCGAAATGAGGCAGAAGGAAATCCCCAGGGTCGTGGAGCAGCTCCAGGACCTGGAAGGCCGCGTCCTCTACAGCCTTGCCACCAAGAACGGCGTCCAGTACCGGGTGGGCGATGGCGTGTACCTCCCTCCCGAGGCCTTCACCTTCAA CATCAAGCTGTCCAGTCCTGTGAAACGCCCCCGGAAGGAGCCTGTGGATGAAGCTCTGTATCCAGAACACTACCGGAAGTACTCCGACTACATCAAGGGCAGCAACCTGGATGCCCCCGAGCCCTACCGTATTGGCCGCATAAAGGAGATCTTCTGCAGCAAAAAGAGCAACGGCCGGCCCAATGAGACAGACATCAAGATCAGGGTTAACAAGTTCTACAG GCCGGAGAACACACACAAGTCTACCCCGGCCAGTTACCACGCAGACATCAACTTGCTTTACTGGAGCGATGAGGAGGCCGTGGTGGACTTCAAGGCTGTGCAGGGCCGCTGCACCGTGGAGTACGGAGAGGATCTGCCTGAGTGCCTCCAGGACTTCTCCGCCGGTGGCCCCGATCGCTTCTACTTTCTCGAG GCCTATAATGCCAAGAGCAAAAGCTTTGAAGATCCTCCCAACCATGCCCGGAGCCCTGGAAAtaaagggaaggggaaggggaaag GAAAAAACAGGACGAAATCTCAGACATGTGAGCCAAGTGAACTGGAgacagaaatcaaactgccaaaGCTGCGGACCCTGGACGTGTTTTCTGGCTGTGGGGGACTGTCGGAAGGCTTCCACCAAGCAG GCATCTCAGAGACACTGTGGGCCATCGAGATGTGGGACCCCGCGGCCCAGGCATTCCGGCTCAACAACCCTGGGTCCACGGTGTTCACCGAGGACTGCAACGTCCTGCTGAAGCTGGTCATGGCCGGGGAGGTGACCAACTCCCGTGGCCAGAAGCTGCCTCAGAAGGGAGATGTGGAGATGCTGTGTGGTGGGCCACCCTGCCAGGGCTTCAGTGGCATGAACCGCTTCAACTCTCGAACCTACTCCAAGTTCAAGAACTCCCTCGTGGTCTCCTTCCTCAG CTACTGTGACTACTACCGGCCCCGCTACTTCCTCCTGGAGAACGTTCGGAACTTTGTCTCCTTCAAGCGCTCCATGGTCCTGAAGCTGACGCTGCGCTGCCTGGTCCGCATGGGCTACCAGTGCACCTTCGGCGTGCTGCAG GCTGGTCAGTACGGTGTGGCCCAGACTCGGAGGCGAGCCATCATCCTGGCCGCAGCCCCTGGGGAGCCACTCCCTCTGTTCCCGGAGCCGTTGCACGTGTTCGCGCCCCGGGCCTGCCAGCTGAGCGTTGTGGTGGACGACAAGAAGTTTGTCAGCAACATCACCAG GTTGAGCTCGGGTCCCTTCCGAACCATCACCGTGCGCGACACCATGTCCGACCTCCCTGAGATCCGGAACGGGGCCTCGGCACTGGAGATCTCATACAACGGGGAGCCCCAGTCCTGGTTCCAGAGGCAGCTCCGGGGCTCGCAGTACCAGCCCATCCTCAGGGATCACATTTGCAAG GACATGAGCGCCTTGGTGGCCGCCCGCATGCGGCACATCCCCCTGGCCCCGGGCTCGGACTGGCGTGACCTGCCCAACATTGAGGTGCGACTCTCTGATGGCACCCTGGCCCGGAAGCTGCGGTACAACTACCACGACAAGAAGAACGGCTGCAGCAGCACCGGCGCCCTCCGCGGGGTCTGCTCCTGTGTGGAAG GCAAGCCCTGTGAGCCTGCGGCCCGACAGTTCAACACCCTCATCCCCTGGTGCCTGCCCCACACTGGGAACAGGCATAACCACTGGGCCGGCCTCTACGGGCGTCTCGAGTGGGACGGCTTCTTCAGCACAACCGTCACCAACCCCGAGCCCATGGGCAAGCAG GGCCGCGTGCTCCATCCCGAGCAGCACCGAGTGGTGAGCGTCCGCGAGTGCGCCCGCTCCCAGGGCTTCCCCGACACCTACCGGCTGTTCGGCAACATCCTGGACAAGCACCGGCAG GTGGGTAATGCTGTTCCGCCGCCACTGGCCAAAGCCATCGGCTTGGAGATCAAGTGCTGCATGTTGGCCAAAGCGCGGGAGAGTGCCTCAG CTAAACTCAAGGAGGAGGCTGCCAAGGACTAG